A single genomic interval of Astyanax mexicanus isolate ESR-SI-001 chromosome 4, AstMex3_surface, whole genome shotgun sequence harbors:
- the LOC125801407 gene encoding zinc finger protein 239-like translates to MKPSPDMEKHQHSVKSFTKQSHLKKHQRIHTGEKPYHCSDCGKSFTKQSDLKKHQRIHTGEKLYHCSDCGKSFTEQSTLKIHQRIHTGEKPNHCSDCGKSFTKQSHLKIHQRIHTGEKPYHCSDCGKRFTQQSDLKIHQRIHSGEKPYHCSDCGTSFNQLGTLKLHQRIHTGEKPYHCSECGKCFTQQSHLKNHQRIHTGEKPYHCSDCGKSFKQQSHFKIHQRIHTGEKPYHCSDCGKSFTEKGTLKNHQRIHTGVRPYYCSECGNSFTQQSHLNKHQRIHTGEKTVPNLSHGN, encoded by the coding sequence atgaagccaagtcccgacatggagaaacatcagcactctgtcaagagttttactaaacagagtcatctcaaaaaacaccagcgcattcacacaggagagaaaccgtatcactgctcagactgtgggaagagttttactaaacagagtgatctcaaaaaacaccagcgcattcacacaggagagaaactgtatcactgctcagactgtgggaagagttttactgaacagagtactctcaaaatccaccagcgcattcacacaggagagaaaccgaatcactgctcagactgtgggaagagttttactaaacagagtcatctcaaaatacaccagcgcattcacacaggagagaaaccgtatcactgctcagactgtgggaagagatttactcaacagagtgatctcaaaatacaccagcgcattcactcaggagagaaaccgtatcactgctcagactgtggcacaagttttaatcaactggggactctcaaactgcatcagcgcattcacacaggagagaaaccgtatcactgctcagagtgtgggaagtgttttactcaacagagtcatctcaaaaatcaccagcgcattcacacaggagagaaaccgtatcactgctcagactgtgggaagagttttaagcaacagagtcatttcaaaatacaccagcgcattcacacaggtgagaaaccgtatcactgctcagactgtgggaagagttttactgaaaagggtactctcaaaaatcaccagcgcattcacacaggagtgagaccatattactgctcagaatgtgggaacagttttactcAGCAGAGTCATCTCaataaacaccagcgcattcacacaggagagaaaactgtccCAAATTTGTCTCACGGCAATTAA